One Dermacentor andersoni chromosome 6, qqDerAnde1_hic_scaffold, whole genome shotgun sequence genomic window carries:
- the LOC126522366 gene encoding uncharacterized protein isoform X1, which translates to MARNESLSKASQEFEGAAGDVTIAHDGREDAAIIMKVTKPPRSEKGGTRGRKRTVALRRATSSLPRRPSSTKRPRTPRPTATRREGKFDSRRNVQSAPIRMPTKHKCGLAFYTYCSTFQHEAYYRHTTRSCVRTVTDDVHVCNHSPNRFTSRSECQRKCVRNQMPSDACFEKTLFSWCNRRDVSASWWVFDGKRCRPWHFPKGLCPSPYDSDVFGSLGECERRCSSPVDVGVDGARRRVTCRGPGDGVTCDSDVLRFPYFADVSAGGDGRVRCIRASAATLLTHRCLVGSNRFSSEVACKRACVDGVTLRRGKNV; encoded by the exons ATGGCCAGAAACGAGTCGTTGTCGAAGGCCAGTCAAGAGTTCGAAGGTGCGGCGGGTGACGTAACGATTGCGCACGACGGGCGGGAGGACGCCGCCATAATCATGAAGGTCACCAAGCCGCCAAGAAGCGAGAAAGGTGGAACGAGAGGAAGGAAGCGCACCGTAGCGCTGAGGCGGGCCACGTCGTCTCTGCCGCGGCGGCCCTCGAGTACGAAACGCCCTCGCACGCCACGTCCTACGGCAACGCGACGGGAAGGGAAGTTCGATTCTCGACGGAACGTCCAGTCGGCACCGATACGCATGCCT ACTAAGCACAAGTGCGGCCTGGCCTTCTACACGTACTGTTCGACGTTCCAGCACGAGGCCTACTACCGCCACACAACACGCTCGTGCGTCCGCACTGTCACGGACGACGTGCACGTGTGCAACCACTCCCCAAACAGATTCACCTCGCGCAGCGAGTGCCAGAGAAAATGCGTCCGCAACCAGATGCCCTCGGATGCCTGCTTCGAGAAGACGCTGTTCTCCTGGTGCAACAG ACGAGACGTTAGCGCCAGCTGGTGGGTTTTCGACGGCAAGCGATGCCGGCCGTGGCATTTCCCCAAGGGCCTATGCCCGAGCCCCTACGACAGCGACGTCTTCGGCAGCCTCGGCGAATGCGAGCGCCGCTGCTCATCGCCGGTGGATGTAGGCGTTGACGGGGCCAGGCGCCGGGTCACGTGTAGGGGACCTGGAGACGGAGTCACCTGCGACTCCGACGTCCTGCGGTTCCCGTACTTTGCCGACGTGTCGGCCGGCGGTGATGGTCGCGTGCGATGCATCAGGGCATCGGCAGCGACGTTGCTCACGCACCGGTGCCTCGTCGGCTCCAACCGGTTCTCCTCGGAAGTAGCCTGCAAGCGAGCCTGCGTGGACGGCGTCACGCTCAGGCGCGGGAAGAACGTATAG
- the LOC126522366 gene encoding uncharacterized protein isoform X2, translated as MARNESLSKASQEFEGAAGDVTIAHDGREDAAIIMKVTKPPRSEKGGTRGRKRTVALRRATSSLPRRPSSTKRPRTPRPTATRREGKFDSRRNVQSAPIRMPTKHKCGLAFYTYCSTFQHEAYYRHTTRSCVRTVTDDVHVCNHSPNRFTSRSECQRKCVRNQMPSDACFEKTLFSWCNRYALA; from the exons ATGGCCAGAAACGAGTCGTTGTCGAAGGCCAGTCAAGAGTTCGAAGGTGCGGCGGGTGACGTAACGATTGCGCACGACGGGCGGGAGGACGCCGCCATAATCATGAAGGTCACCAAGCCGCCAAGAAGCGAGAAAGGTGGAACGAGAGGAAGGAAGCGCACCGTAGCGCTGAGGCGGGCCACGTCGTCTCTGCCGCGGCGGCCCTCGAGTACGAAACGCCCTCGCACGCCACGTCCTACGGCAACGCGACGGGAAGGGAAGTTCGATTCTCGACGGAACGTCCAGTCGGCACCGATACGCATGCCT ACTAAGCACAAGTGCGGCCTGGCCTTCTACACGTACTGTTCGACGTTCCAGCACGAGGCCTACTACCGCCACACAACACGCTCGTGCGTCCGCACTGTCACGGACGACGTGCACGTGTGCAACCACTCCCCAAACAGATTCACCTCGCGCAGCGAGTGCCAGAGAAAATGCGTCCGCAACCAGATGCCCTCGGATGCCTGCTTCGAGAAGACGCTGTTCTCCTGGTGCAACAGGTATGCACTTGCGTAA